In Malus sylvestris chromosome 16, drMalSylv7.2, whole genome shotgun sequence, the following are encoded in one genomic region:
- the LOC126607042 gene encoding uncharacterized protein LOC126607042: MKMNPERNRAKVRASPVSGALCGPSTVISEQGSLYLHRHPDAVLNEQGGYRNFFSNDSTQSCLGAYAPINFTRDTQKKYFDPIRRGRVKKLGQKGRVQESKMRLGTWNIGTLTGKSMEVVEVMVRRRINIMCLQETKWVGRKAKDLENSGFKLWYSGTNRTRNGVGIIVDKTLTQDVVDVKRVGDRIMAIKIVIGQELINVISAYAPQVGLDTSSKEKFWEDLGDLVQGIAQTEKLFIGGDLNGHVGRETGNYGGFHGGHGFGERNEDGKAILDFAMAYDLFLTNTFFKKTEEHVITYKSGSSKTQINFLLMRKGDRITCKDCKVIPGESVDNQHRLLVMDVHIKRVRKKNKIWKCPRTRWWNLKEEKQAIFKEKVITQCVWDREGEANQMWDSMASCIRKVAKEVLGESKGFAPHQKESWWWNKEVQTKVKAKKECCKALYKDRTDENGERYRKAKQEAKKAVREAKLAAYDDMYKRLDTKEGELDIYKLARAREKKTRDLNQVRCIKDEDGKVLATENAVKDRWKGYFHNLFNERHEMSAFLGELSNSEECRNYSFYRRIRKEEVVVALKKMKHRKAVGPDDIPIEVWKVLGETGITWLTDLFNRILKTKKMPNEW; this comes from the coding sequence atgaaaatgaatccagaacgaaatcgcgctaaagttagggcgtcacccgtaagtggcgcgctgtgtggcccgagcacagtgataagtgagcaagggtcgctgtatctccatcggcacccggatgcagtgttaaatgagcaagggggctatagaaactttttttcgaacgactccactcaaagttgtttgggagcatatgctcctatcaactttacacgggacacacaaaagaagtactttgatcctattagacgggggagggtgaagaagctaggacagaagggtagagttcaagagagcaaaatgcgtttaggaacgtggaatataggaaccttaacgggaaaatctatggaagtagtggaagttatggtgaggagaaggataaatattatgtgcctacaagaaactaagtgggttggtcgtaaggcaaaggatctagaaaactcagggtttaaactatggtattcgggcacaaatagaacgagaaacggtgttggcatcatcgtggacaagaccttgacacaagatgttgtagatgtcaagagggtaggagatagaatcatggcaatcaagattgtaataggacaagaacttatcaatgtgattagtgcgtacgcacctcaagtagggttggatacgagttcgaaggagaaattttgggaagaccttggagacttggtgcaaggaattgctcagacggagaagttatttataggaggagatttaaatggacacgtgggcagggagacaggcaactatggaggttttcatggtggccatggttttggggagagaaacgaggatgggaaagctatcttggattttgcaatggcatatgatctcttcttaaccaacacattctttaagaagacagaagaacatgtgatcacctacaagagtgggtcgtcaaaaacacaaataaattttcttctaatgaggaaaggggatcgtataacttgtaaggattgcaaagttataccaggagagagcgtggataatcaacatcgcttgttggtgatggatgtacatatcaaaagagtgagaaaaaagaacaagatttggaagtgcccaaggactagatggtggaatttaaaagaagaaaaacaagccattttcaaagagaaagtaatcacccagtgtgtgtgggatagagagggggaagctaaccaaatgtgggattccatggctagttgtatccgaaaagtagcaaaagaggtattaggagagtccaagggctttgccccacaccaaaaggaatcttggtggtggaataaggaggtacaaacaaaggtgaaggctaagaaggaatgttgtaaagctttatacaaggataggaccgatgaaaatggtgaaaggtatagaaaagcgaagcaagaggcgaagaaagctgtgagagaagctaagttagcagcttatgacgatatgtataagcgactagataccaaagaaggagagttggatatctataaactagctagagcaagggaaaagaagacaagagacctaaaccaagtgaggtgcatcaaggatgaggatggaaaggttcttgctacagagaacgcggttaaagacagatggaaaggttattttcataatcttttcaatgaaagacatgaaatgagtgcttttttaggggagttgagtaactcagaagagtgtagaaactactctttttatcgtagaatccggaaggaagaagtggttgtagctttgaagaagatgaagcatagaaaagcagtaggcccagacgatataccaatcgaagtgtggaaagttttgggagagacaggtataacatggctcactgaccttttcaataggattttgaaaacgaagaagatgccaaatgagtggtga